A single Brassica rapa cultivar Chiifu-401-42 chromosome A04, CAAS_Brap_v3.01, whole genome shotgun sequence DNA region contains:
- the LOC103862876 gene encoding UPF0481 protein At3g47200-like yields MWRYPRNLDSCCIYRVPDCIREVKPEAYTPQLVLIGPLHRPLKFQDLKALDRGDDITYTTSMKYLYMEEHKKIYLAAFAARFEGEKTIDRFNRIFEEEEENIIDRFKRIIEEEEENIRESYSESTAWIKSSEFVEMVLHDSVFIIESILRFLIKGRKKTGDRLMDWGCLTYTLFDDLILLENQLPYFILEKLFDPIVQRILPQKTFCDLIISFFNLQGKIGDDSKFRHFTDLQRCVRVETLPNHDVCIHQQHIQHAYNADKLESGGVQFEAVGEEFSLNVRFENGCLKMPRLMVDDRLEMTLRNIMALEQCHYPFNAHVCSYIFFIDHLIHTTKAADLLVEKGIIKNRTGERHPVKQMVYKLRSGIPETGSYYSDIANEVNKYSESRVNRSKAVLKRAFFGNILSGTATIVITLLLVMTLIRTWAMVTQINQHKS; encoded by the coding sequence ATGTGGCGGTATCCTAGAAACCTCGACAGTTGCTGTATCTACAGAGTCCCGGACTGTATACGCGAAGTAAAACCAGAAGCATACACGCCTCAACTAGTCCTTATTGGACCTCTTCATCGTCCACTGAAATTTCAAGATCTCAAGGCTCTTGATCGTGGAGATGATATTACATACACAACGTCAATGAAGTACTTATACATGGAAGAACATAAGAAGATTTACTTGGCGGCATTCGCAGCAAGGTTTGAAGGCGAAAAGACCATCGATAGATTCAACAGAATatttgaagaagaggaagagaacatCATCGATAGATTCAAAAGAATcattgaagaagaggaagagaacatCAGGGAAAGCTATTCAGAATCAACGGCCTGGATTAAATCTTCAGAGTTTGTGGAGATGGTCCTGCACGACTCTGTTTTCATAATAGAGTCGATACTGAGGTTTCTCATAAAAGGAAGAAAGAAGACAGGAGATCGTCTCATGGACTGGGGATGTCTTACATACACACTCTTTGATGATCTCATCTTGCTCGAGAACCAGCTTCCTTACTTCATCCTTGAGAAACTCTTCGATCCAATCGTCCAAAGAATCTTGCCGCAAAAAACGTTTTGTGACCTAATCATCAGTTTCTTCAACCTCCAAGGTAAAATCGGAGATGATTCCAAATTTAGACATTTCACTGACCTGCAGAGGTGTGTCCGCGTGGAGACACTTCCCAACCATGATGTTTGTATTCACCAACAACACATACAACATGCTTATAATGCGGATAAGCTAGAAAGCGGGGGAGTACAATTTGAGGCCGTAGGAGAAGAGTTCTCATTGAATGTGAGGTTCGAGAATGGTTGTTTGAAGATGCCTCGTCTTATGGTTGATGATAGACTTGAGATGACACTGAGAAACATAATGGCTCTTGAGCAATGCCATTACCCTTTCAACGCCCACGTATGTAGCTACATCTTTTTCATAGATCACCTCATTCACACCACAAAAGCCGCTGACTTGCTTGTCGAGAAAGGAATCATAAAGAATCGGACTGGGGAACGCCATCCAGTCAAGCAAATGGTGTACAAGCTCAGGTCTGGCATCCCTGAGACTGGCTCTTACTATTCTGATATAGCAAATGAAGTCAACAAGTACTCTGAAAGCCGGGTGAACAGGTCAAAGGCCGTCCTGAAGCGTGCGTTTTTTGGTAACATCTTGTCAGGGACAGCCACCATCGTAATTACCTTATTATTGGTGATGACACTTATCCGGACTTGGGCAATGGTCACTCAGATTAATCAGCACAAATCTTAG
- the LOC103862877 gene encoding UPF0481 protein At3g47200 encodes MYPGMWQYPTNPNLCCIYRVPNCLREVNPEAYTPQLVLIGPLHHSLKSQARQSLGPYTKSMGYLNMEKHKKIYLAGFARRFEGRMTIDGFRRMIKEEEATVRASYSESTNWIQSQEFVEMVMLDSVFIMEFILRTTETREEKTGDRLMDESCLTNTVFCDLILLENQLPYFILKKLYDSITPGIHSHQTFPDLIINYFKFQGKIRGDPKILHFTDLIRCVRVETLPNHIVRKCKPIEHMYNADKLDNGGVNFKAVGDELSLYVRFENDCLEMPCLKVVDKLEMKLRNIMALEQCHYPSNTVVCDYVLFLDYLIDTEKDVDFLVEKGIIQNCIGQPASVARMVNKLGLGIIEDGSYYSDIAGEVNKYYTNPVNRSHAVLKRTYFGDLWTGTATIAAMFLLVMTFVQTVASIVQVMQNRS; translated from the exons ATGTATCCAGGGATGTGGCAGTATCCTACAAATCCCAACCTTTGCTGTATCTACAGAGTCCCCAACTGTCTGCGTGAAGTAAATCCAGAAGCATACACGCCTCAGTTAGTCCTTATTGGACCTCTTCACCATTCATTGAAATCTCAAGCTCGCCAGTCTCTGGGCCCATACACAAAGTCAATGGGCTACTTAAACATGGAGAAGCATAAAAAAATTTACCTAGCGGGATTCGCACGAAGGTTTGAAGGAAGAATGACCATTGATGGATTCAGAAGAATGATTAAAGAAGAGGAAGCGACAGTCAGGGCAAGCTATTCAGAATCAACAAACTGGATTCAATCTCAAGAGTTTGTGGAGATGGTCATGCTCGACTCTGTTTTCATAATGGAGTTCATACTGAGGACTACCGAAACAAGAGAAGAGAAAACAGGAGATCGTCTCATGGACGAGTCATGTCTTACAAACACGGTCTTTTGTGATCTTATATTGCTCGAGAACCAACTTCCTTACTTTATACTTAAGAAACTGTATGATTCAATCACCCCAGGAATCCATTCGCACCAAACATTCCCGGACCTAATCATCAATTACTTCAAATTCCAAGGTAAAATCAGAGGGGATCCCAAAATTTTACATTTCACTGATCTGATCAGGTGTGTTCGCGTGGAGACACTTCCTAACCATATTGTTCGGAAATGCAAACCCATAGAGCATATGTATAATGCGGATAAGCTAGATAATGGGGGAGTAAATTTTAAGGCCGTAGGAGATGAGCTCTCGTTGTATGTGAGATTCGAAAATGATTGTTTGGAGATGCCTTGTCTTAAAGTTGTAGACAAACTTGAGATGAAACTGAGAAACATAATGGCTCTTGAGCAATGTCATTACCCATCAAACACCGTCGTGTGTGACTACGTCTTATTTCTAGATTACCTCATTGACACTGAGAAAGATGTAGACTTTCTTGTCGAGAAAG GAATCATACAGAATTGTATTGGACAACCCGCCTCGGTTGCGCGCATGGTGAACAAGCTTGGGTTGGGCATCATTGAGGATGGCTCTTACTATTCTGATATAGCTGGTGAAGTCAACAAGTACTATACAAACCCGGTGAATAGGTCACACGCCGTCCTCAAGCGCACATATTTCGGTGACCTATGGACAGGGACAGCTACTATTGCAGCTATGTTTCTATTGGTAATGACATTTGTCCAGACTGTGGCATCGATCGTTCAGGTTATGCAGAACAGATCTTAG